TCGGAACGCTCAAGCGCAGCTACGGTTGGCGCCGCGTCCGCTACCGCGGCCTGCTGCGCAACGGCGCCCATCTGCACCTGCTCTGCACCGCCATGAACCTCCGCCGCGCCGAACGCCTCCTCGCCTGACAGGAAAGGTGCGTCCGCCGCACGACCGGCGGGCTCAAAAGCGGCCGCCATGGCCAATTCCAGGCCGGCCTCACGCCTCCATCATACGGCCAGGGGCGTTTCGCAGAGGTCTCATTGTGGGCGACGAGAAAGCCCTGGCTTATGGCCTTCGTCACGTGGACGTCACGCCGCGAGTGACCAATCTGCTACGTCAGCTGAAGGACATCGGGGAAGTGGACATACAGCACGTCCCGAATCTCTGAAATGCCGCGCATGCGCCATGCGGGGGGTCCCGTCGCCCATACGGTGCCTTCACCGAAACAGCAGGCCGGGCAGGTCGCCATGAAGCCGGGACAGGGGGCAGAGACCATCGTGCGGGGCTGCGGCGTCCACTCGGCCAATCGTGAGACCATCCCAACGGCTTCGGTGTTGCCCCAGGCTCGCATTCATGCCATCAATCGCTAGGTATTCTCGACAGCCTACGGTCCGGCGCATGTCAAAGGCGTTCGGTCTCAGGTCTCTTTGTTGGAGACGTATCAGCGTTGGTGTGGTCATCGCCGCGCTGCTGATCGTGGCGATCACACCGCTCGTCGTCGTCAACCTCGTTCTTGTGTGGGACGCGCGGAACGAAGTGATCGAGCGAAAAGGCGAGTCTCTGCGCAGTTCCGCAATTCATGCCGCCTCAACGTATCTGGCTGTACTTCAAACGATAGAGGCGGCGCTCGGCATCGAACCGACAATCTTGGCGACGGTAATCGGATCCCCACCAGCCTGCCACGACCTGATGCGACGACGGGTCGCAGAGCACCCTTTTCTGAGCGTAGGTTTGGTCATCTCTCGGGAAGGGCGTATTCTTTGTTCCTCGACAGGGCAGGCGATCGGTGTCGACCTTTCCGATCGTGCCTATTTTCGCACCGCCCTGACACGTCCTGGCCTGGTCGCGGATGCGCCGGTCATTGCCCGGCCCCGCGGGCAGCTCTTGCTGCCGGTCGCCAGGCGGATGGACGGCTTCGTCCCGACGCTCGGGACGTCGGATGAGCCTGCCGTCATTGCCGCCGCAGTTGATCTTGATGCTTTTCTGAGCAGCCTCAGAGTGTCTGTGCTGCCTGAGATGAATCCTTCAAGGACAGATGGGGAAATCTGGTTCGTAGATCGGCAGGGTAGGGTTATTGCCGATTTTAACGATCGTAACCGCAAAGGTAGCGTCTTGCCGTTTTCCGGAAGTTTGGAAGCGCTTGTGGCGGCGGCTGATGTCGTAGATGGGTTCGGTGGAGAAAGGCTGCTTGCCGCCGCGAGTCCAAGCCTGCCGGGCGACTTATACATTGTGATAGCGAACCGGTTTCAGAATCTCGTGGCAATGGCCAATCGCCGGCTTTTGACGAGCGGCTTCGTGGGGGTGATGGCGCTGCTGACCGGACTTGGCATCGCGTATCTCCTGGTTACGAGCCTGATTCTGCAACCGCTCGCAAGGCTTCGGGAAATGGCTCTACGGCTTGAACGCGGAGAAGCGATCGAGCCTTCGTGTTCCTTTCGTTCTGTCGGTGAGCTGGAGTCCTTGCGGCGATCCTTTGTTACGATGGCTGGCGTCGTCTTGAACCGCGAACATCGCCTGCGGTCACAGGGCAAGATGCTTGCCGATATGGCGTATCGAGATCCTCTGACGGGCGTGGCGAATCGCAGGGCGCTGGACGAGACGTTGAAAGCGATATGGCGGGATTTCCGGCTTCGCAAAGAAAATGTTTCGATACTTTTCATTGACATCGATTATTTTAAGTCGTTCAATGACCGGTATGGGCATGGCGAAGGCGACGAAACGCTGCGCCGTGTGGCAAAAGCTTTGGTTACCTTGCCTTTGCGCACTGATGACCTTGTCGCGCGTTATGGAGGAGAGGAGTTCGTTCTCGTGCTGCCTGGTACGAATCTCGCCGGGGCCATGGCAGTCGCCGAACGGGCGCGCGACGCGATCGAGCACCTTGCCATCAAGCATGCCGACAGCCCAACTGGTTATCTTACGATCTCGGTCGGAGCGGCCACCGGTTCCCCAGAGGAAAGCGATAGCCATGAGGTTCTGCTCAAGCGTGCGGATGCCTCTCTCTATGCCGCGAAACATGCGGGCCGGAACCGCATATCGAGTGCCGCAGCATGACATCGGAGGCGTCTCATGTGTCATGGTATGGCCGTCCCGCCAAGGATCCGATGTCGGTAATCTCAGTGTGAGCCGAGGAGGACGCATCGGATGACTACAGTTGGGCGGGTCGCCTCGTTTCAACCGCTGCCTCGCGCCACGGGTGCCAAAGCCACAAATGCCGGCTTTCGGCTACCCGATCCGAGGGAGATAGAAGCCGCCTCTTCGCCGGTCGCCGTCGGCGGTGCGCTCGGCCTGCTGGCAATCCAGATGATGGACGACCCCCTCGAACGGCATCGTCGAGCGAAGCGGGATGCCGAGCTTGCCCGTGGCGATCTGTGCGATGTCCAGCTTGCACTGCTCGAACGCAGGCCCTCGCACATCGCCTCGCTCTTGTCCCAGTCGAAGCCATGTCGCAGGTGCGCCCTCACGATCCTGTGTTGCAGGACGTCATCGAGAACCTACGTATTCGCTTGTCGGTGGAAGTCGCCCGGCAGCAGCTGAGAGAGCGTCGCGACCTTGCTGCGATGGCGCTGTGTAGCGGCAAGGGAGCGGTGAGCGTTGTCGATGTTTGAAAATCTGCCGAGAGGATTGACGCTTTAGAAGAGATGTCAGGGTGAACGACGCAAGCATGCCATCTCCCCCGGCGAGCGAAGCGGACAGGAACGGCGCTTGGCGCGGTTCGCGTCTTGCGACCCGCCGCATGGCCATGTTCGCCTTCACCTCCGCGGATCTGCTCCTGGAGATCGGGCTCGACGGGACCATTCTCTACGCCGAGGGCGCCTTCCGTCGTTATTTCGGCCGTCCTGGGGAGGCGTTCCTGCACCAC
This DNA window, taken from Dehalococcoidia bacterium, encodes the following:
- a CDS encoding transposase — its product is GTLKRSYGWRRVRYRGLLRNGAHLHLLCTAMNLRRAERLLA
- a CDS encoding diguanylate cyclase; this translates as MVIAALLIVAITPLVVVNLVLVWDARNEVIERKGESLRSSAIHAASTYLAVLQTIEAALGIEPTILATVIGSPPACHDLMRRRVAEHPFLSVGLVISREGRILCSSTGQAIGVDLSDRAYFRTALTRPGLVADAPVIARPRGQLLLPVARRMDGFVPTLGTSDEPAVIAAAVDLDAFLSSLRVSVLPEMNPSRTDGEIWFVDRQGRVIADFNDRNRKGSVLPFSGSLEALVAAADVVDGFGGERLLAAASPSLPGDLYIVIANRFQNLVAMANRRLLTSGFVGVMALLTGLGIAYLLVTSLILQPLARLREMALRLERGEAIEPSCSFRSVGELESLRRSFVTMAGVVLNREHRLRSQGKMLADMAYRDPLTGVANRRALDETLKAIWRDFRLRKENVSILFIDIDYFKSFNDRYGHGEGDETLRRVAKALVTLPLRTDDLVARYGGEEFVLVLPGTNLAGAMAVAERARDAIEHLAIKHADSPTGYLTISVGAATGSPEESDSHEVLLKRADASLYAAKHAGRNRISSAAA